From the genome of Deltaproteobacteria bacterium:
GTTCCATCCGCCTTTTTCCATGGCGAGCAAAAATCCCAGAGACGCCGCAACACCCACCATCGAGTAGGGCAGATGATGAATTAATTCACGGACGATTCTGACAACGCGCAGTTTCATTGTGGCCAACTAATGAGGGTTCTGCTAGGCAGAAGTCAATATGATTTTAGTTCATCGTGAGGAACCCATTGTTGTTGTTCAACTCAACCGCCCTGAAGCCTTGAATGCCCTAAGTCCGGAATTGATGCTTCAATTGGTGCGCACACTTGAAGAATTGGACCATGACAATGCAATCAAGGCGATTGTTATAACCGGCAGTGACAAAGCCTTTGCCGCCGGGGCGGACATTAAAGAAATGGCGCCGCTTTCGGCCAACGAAATAAAATCGCAAGACCCTTTGGCGATCTGGGACAAAATCAATAAAATTAAAAAACCACTCATTGCCGCGGTTTCCGGTTACACTTTGGGCGGAGGTTGTGAGCTCGCCATGATGTGTGACATCATCGTCGCTTCTGAAACCACAAAATTTGGTCAACCCGAAATCAACCTCGGCATTATTCCGGGCGCCGGCGGCACACAGCGTCTGATCCGTGCCGTTGGAAAATCACGCGCGATGGAATGGATTTTAACCGGCAACACTTTCAGCGCGCAGGAAGCTTTAGCCGCCGGCCTCATCAGCAAAATAGCACCTCCCACAGAATATTTGAGTGAAGCAAAAAAACTGGCGCAAAAAATTGCTTCGATCTCGCCCATCGCCACCGCCACCGCCAAACAAGCGATTCTGAAAGCAATGCAACTTCCTTTGGAAGAGGGACTCAAAGAAGAACGCCGTCTCTTCTATCAACTCTTCGACACTGAAGATCAAAAAGAAGGCATGAAGGCCTTCATGGAAAAACGTAAACCCAACTTCACTGGGAAGTAACGATATGCTTCTTTCCGTTGTTCTTTCTTTTCGCAATGAAGCACCGGTTATTCCGGAGTTGATCAAGCGACTGCAAAATTCCATTCGCCCGTTGAATATTGATTACGAATTGATTTTCGTGAACGATGCCTCTGCCGATAATTCTCTGGAAGTTCTCAAAGAGCAATCAAACGCGGACAAGAATATCAAAATTTTGAACATGTCCCGCAATTTTGGAAATGGTCCCTGCGTTCTGGCCGGCATCCAGCACGCAAAAGGAGACGCGGTTGTGTATATGGATGCTGATCTTCAAGACCCGCCGGAGTTGATTCCAAAAATGTTTGAAGAATTTCAAAAAGGGACTGATGTTGTTTACACCACTCGCTTAAGTCGCAGAGGGGAATCGGCTTTCAAAATATGGCTCACCAAAAAAGCCTACCGTTTTTTGCGCCGCGTGGGAAATATC
Proteins encoded in this window:
- a CDS encoding enoyl-CoA hydratase/isomerase family protein — its product is MILVHREEPIVVVQLNRPEALNALSPELMLQLVRTLEELDHDNAIKAIVITGSDKAFAAGADIKEMAPLSANEIKSQDPLAIWDKINKIKKPLIAAVSGYTLGGGCELAMMCDIIVASETTKFGQPEINLGIIPGAGGTQRLIRAVGKSRAMEWILTGNTFSAQEALAAGLISKIAPPTEYLSEAKKLAQKIASISPIATATAKQAILKAMQLPLEEGLKEERRLFYQLFDTEDQKEGMKAFMEKRKPNFTGK